The following are encoded in a window of Kitasatospora fiedleri genomic DNA:
- a CDS encoding glycosyltransferase family 4 protein encodes MHKTLIVTNDFPPRPGGIQAFVHNMAVRQPAGSVVVYASTWRDGREVAEFDARQPFPVVRDRTRMMVPTPRVTRRAAEILRAEGCTSVWFGAAAPLGLMAPALRRAGAGRLLGMTHGHEAAWAQLPVSAQLLRRIGAGTDVLTYLGEYTRARIARAVGPDAARRMVQLPPGVDESTFRPDSGGDAVRAGLGLSERPVVVCVSRLVPRKGQDTLIRALPRVLAAQPDAVLLIVGGGPYRAELEKLVDTVGVRSSVVFTGAVPWEELPAHYGAGDVFAMPCRTRRGGLDVEGLGIVYLEASATGLPVVAGDSGGAPDAVREGETGYVVPGQGGEALLAERLVRLLGDERLRREMGEAGRAWVHAAWRWDMLAERLTGLLSPER; translated from the coding sequence ATGCACAAGACCCTCATCGTCACCAACGACTTCCCGCCCAGGCCCGGCGGAATCCAGGCGTTCGTGCACAACATGGCCGTCCGGCAGCCCGCCGGGTCGGTCGTGGTGTACGCCTCCACCTGGCGGGACGGCCGGGAGGTCGCCGAGTTCGACGCCCGGCAGCCCTTCCCGGTGGTCCGGGACCGGACGAGGATGATGGTCCCGACGCCGCGGGTGACCCGCCGCGCCGCCGAGATCCTCCGGGCGGAGGGCTGCACCTCGGTCTGGTTCGGCGCCGCCGCCCCGCTCGGCCTGATGGCCCCCGCGCTGCGCCGGGCCGGCGCCGGACGGCTGCTCGGCATGACCCACGGGCACGAGGCCGCCTGGGCCCAACTCCCGGTCTCCGCGCAGCTGCTGCGCCGGATCGGGGCCGGGACGGACGTGCTGACCTACCTGGGCGAGTACACCCGCGCCCGGATCGCCCGGGCGGTCGGCCCGGACGCCGCCCGCCGGATGGTCCAACTGCCGCCCGGCGTCGACGAGTCCACCTTCCGGCCGGACTCCGGCGGGGACGCGGTGCGGGCCGGGCTCGGGCTCAGCGAGCGGCCGGTGGTGGTGTGCGTGTCGCGGCTGGTGCCGCGCAAGGGCCAGGACACGCTGATCCGGGCCCTCCCGCGGGTGCTGGCCGCCCAGCCCGACGCGGTGCTGCTGATCGTCGGCGGCGGGCCGTACCGGGCCGAGCTGGAGAAGCTCGTCGACACGGTGGGCGTCCGCTCCTCGGTGGTCTTCACCGGCGCGGTGCCCTGGGAGGAACTGCCCGCGCACTACGGGGCCGGCGACGTCTTCGCCATGCCCTGCCGCACCCGCCGGGGCGGCCTGGACGTCGAGGGCCTGGGCATCGTCTACCTGGAGGCCTCCGCGACCGGACTGCCGGTGGTCGCCGGGGACTCGGGCGGGGCGCCGGACGCGGTCCGCGAGGGCGAGACCGGGTACGTGGTGCCGGGCCAGGGCGGCGAGGCGCTGCTCGCGGAACGGCTGGTGCGGCTGCTGGGCGACGAGCGGCTGCGCCGCGAGATGGGCGAGGCCGGGCGCGCGTGGGTGCACGCGGCCTGGCGCTGGGACATGCTCGCGGAGCGGCTCACGGGGCTGCTGTCGCCCGAGCGGTAG
- a CDS encoding DUF5304 family protein has protein sequence MSTEQQDQEQGREQERPGGAGEFAPLVEEVRKFATALGGKAVEFGGRLRESNPEVYGHLAAAGGELLAAYRAAVAGHERSWSAPQHAETERVDLDGAAEAPDK, from the coding sequence GTGAGCACGGAACAGCAGGACCAGGAGCAGGGCAGGGAACAGGAACGGCCCGGCGGTGCGGGGGAGTTCGCGCCGCTGGTGGAGGAGGTGCGGAAGTTCGCCACCGCACTGGGCGGCAAGGCCGTGGAGTTCGGCGGCCGGCTGCGCGAGTCGAACCCCGAGGTGTACGGCCACCTCGCCGCCGCCGGCGGGGAGTTGCTGGCCGCCTACCGGGCCGCCGTGGCCGGGCACGAACGGAGCTGGTCAGCGCCCCAACACGCCGAGACCGAACGGGTGGACCTGGACGGGGCCGCGGAGGCCCCCGACAAGTAG
- a CDS encoding SRPBCC family protein: MAEHTRSSIVIDATPAEVMAVIADFAAYPEWTGEVKEIDVLETGPDGRAAKVRLLLDAGAIRDEHTLAYTWDGDREVGWTLVSSQMLRALDGSYALAAAGKGTEVTYQLAVDVKIPMLGMIKRKAEKVIIDRALAGLKKRVEG, from the coding sequence ATGGCGGAGCACACCAGGTCGAGCATTGTCATCGACGCCACCCCGGCCGAGGTCATGGCGGTGATCGCCGACTTCGCCGCCTACCCGGAGTGGACCGGCGAGGTGAAGGAGATCGACGTCCTGGAGACCGGCCCCGACGGCCGCGCCGCCAAGGTGCGGCTGCTGCTGGACGCCGGTGCGATCCGCGACGAGCACACCCTGGCCTACACCTGGGACGGCGACCGCGAGGTCGGCTGGACGCTGGTCAGCAGCCAGATGCTGCGCGCCCTGGACGGCTCGTACGCGCTCGCCGCCGCCGGGAAGGGCACCGAGGTCACCTACCAGCTGGCCGTGGACGTCAAGATCCCGATGCTCGGCATGATCAAGCGCAAGGCCGAGAAGGTCATCATCGACCGGGCCCTGGCCGGCCTGAAGAAGCGCGTCGAGGGCTGA
- a CDS encoding glycosyltransferase family 87 protein, whose protein sequence is MPSRRPLWALAGGWVATRVLVVLMAVNVLKIGDVSSDISVIYHSWYEVLRTGTFPLDDVTWQYPPGAALVILLPGLLPWSYLVSFFVICGVVDAAAMALLMRAGVRRGRSYLGGWYWVVGVPLLGPTAYCRYDIIVTALAVAGLLVMLRRPALSGVLLGLGGLLKVWPLLALIGSPRGRRTRRAWTSAVAFAAALGFLLTAGMNGAFEFLKFQSERGIEIESVGALPLHFARLAGSWHGTVTMNYGSTEFLGPWVPVISKVMVGLSVLGFGWLLVWRLRAARWTAATTFDAALCALLIFVTTSRVISPQYLIWVVGLVAVCLTVRGSSQRPVAVPVLVAAALTTLEFPVMFGSVNHSELDGVLVLTARNLLLVACTVLSAYRLWRSTRRREALTTVVLPAGQVGPQYPVRPGIAYEQDLLDDLTPADRP, encoded by the coding sequence GTGCCGAGCCGCCGTCCGCTGTGGGCCCTGGCCGGCGGCTGGGTGGCGACCAGGGTGCTGGTCGTCCTGATGGCTGTCAACGTGCTGAAGATCGGCGACGTGAGCTCCGACATCTCGGTGATCTACCACAGCTGGTACGAGGTGCTGCGCACCGGCACCTTCCCGCTGGACGACGTGACCTGGCAGTACCCGCCGGGCGCGGCGCTGGTGATCCTGCTGCCGGGGCTGCTGCCCTGGTCGTACCTGGTGTCGTTCTTCGTGATCTGCGGGGTGGTGGACGCGGCCGCGATGGCGCTGCTGATGCGGGCGGGCGTCCGCCGGGGCCGCAGCTACCTGGGCGGCTGGTACTGGGTGGTGGGCGTGCCGCTGCTGGGGCCGACGGCGTACTGCCGGTACGACATCATCGTGACGGCGCTGGCGGTGGCCGGCCTGCTGGTGATGCTGCGGCGTCCGGCGCTGAGCGGGGTGCTGCTGGGCCTGGGCGGCCTGTTGAAGGTGTGGCCGCTGCTGGCGCTGATCGGCTCGCCGCGCGGGCGGCGGACCCGGCGGGCGTGGACCTCGGCGGTGGCGTTCGCGGCGGCGCTGGGGTTCCTGCTGACGGCGGGCATGAACGGGGCGTTCGAGTTCCTGAAGTTCCAGTCGGAGCGCGGCATCGAGATCGAGTCGGTGGGCGCGCTGCCGCTGCACTTCGCCCGGCTGGCGGGGTCGTGGCACGGCACCGTGACGATGAACTACGGCTCGACGGAGTTCCTCGGGCCGTGGGTGCCGGTGATCTCCAAGGTGATGGTCGGGCTGTCGGTGCTGGGCTTCGGCTGGCTGCTGGTGTGGCGGCTGCGGGCGGCCCGCTGGACGGCGGCGACCACCTTCGACGCGGCGCTGTGCGCGCTGCTGATCTTCGTCACGACCAGCCGGGTGATCAGCCCGCAGTACCTGATCTGGGTGGTCGGCCTGGTCGCGGTCTGCCTGACGGTGCGCGGCAGCAGCCAGCGCCCGGTGGCGGTGCCGGTGCTGGTGGCGGCGGCGCTGACCACCTTGGAGTTCCCGGTGATGTTCGGCTCGGTGAACCACAGCGAGCTGGACGGCGTGCTGGTGCTGACCGCCCGCAACCTGCTGCTGGTGGCGTGCACGGTGCTGTCGGCGTACCGGCTGTGGCGCTCGACCCGGCGGCGGGAGGCGCTGACCACGGTGGTGCTGCC
- a CDS encoding ArsA family ATPase, whose amino-acid sequence MATRTVLVSGPESARIAAATALHHARRGSDTLLLAADDPHRAADDLLGVRLGPEPVELEPHLAAARLDEQAAFRAALDGYRDRLAPALDLIGAQPLDPDELAPLPGTRALALLRALPRAKAEVLVVAAPPPAELIATLALPAQLERYLARLLPEQRQAARALRPLLANLAGVPMPTDRLFEARAAASAALAEAAAAITAPGTTVRLVLDAARPAPRALARIRAGLALHGLPLDAVVAHGALPAAALGSADPWLAATAARQNEQLAAVAEQLGEVPVLVARQPDGGPEALAERLYAAGAPRPPAPADPRVEDRLAAENRLLWHLPLPGADRGDLELLRRGDELVLGVGGYRRVLALPSALRRCTVSGAGLADGVLSVRFTPDPALWPRG is encoded by the coding sequence GTGGCCACCCGCACCGTACTGGTCAGCGGCCCGGAGTCCGCCCGGATCGCCGCCGCCACCGCCCTGCACCACGCCCGGCGGGGCAGCGACACCCTGCTGCTGGCCGCCGACGACCCGCACCGCGCCGCCGACGACCTGCTCGGCGTCCGGCTCGGCCCCGAGCCCGTCGAGCTGGAACCGCACCTGGCCGCCGCCCGGCTCGACGAGCAGGCCGCCTTCCGGGCCGCCCTCGACGGCTACCGCGACCGGCTCGCCCCCGCGCTCGACCTGATCGGCGCCCAGCCGCTCGACCCCGACGAACTCGCCCCGCTGCCCGGCACCCGCGCCCTCGCCCTGCTGCGCGCCCTGCCCCGGGCCAAGGCCGAGGTGCTGGTGGTCGCCGCCCCGCCGCCCGCCGAACTGATCGCCACCCTCGCGCTGCCCGCCCAACTGGAGCGCTACCTGGCCCGGCTGCTGCCCGAGCAGCGCCAGGCCGCCCGCGCGCTGCGCCCGCTGCTGGCCAACCTGGCCGGCGTCCCGATGCCCACCGACCGGCTGTTCGAGGCCCGGGCCGCCGCCTCCGCCGCGCTCGCCGAGGCCGCCGCCGCGATCACCGCCCCCGGCACCACCGTCCGCCTGGTGCTGGACGCCGCCCGGCCCGCCCCCCGGGCGCTGGCCCGGATCAGGGCCGGGCTGGCCCTGCACGGCCTGCCGCTGGACGCCGTCGTCGCACACGGCGCGCTGCCCGCCGCCGCGCTCGGCTCCGCGGACCCCTGGCTGGCCGCCACGGCCGCCCGGCAGAACGAGCAACTGGCCGCCGTCGCCGAGCAGTTGGGCGAAGTCCCGGTGCTGGTCGCCCGGCAGCCCGACGGCGGCCCGGAGGCGCTGGCCGAACGGCTCTACGCCGCCGGCGCCCCCCGGCCGCCCGCCCCCGCCGACCCGCGGGTCGAGGACCGGCTGGCCGCCGAGAACCGGCTGCTCTGGCACCTGCCGCTGCCCGGCGCCGACCGGGGCGACCTGGAACTGCTGCGCCGCGGCGACGAGTTGGTGCTCGGCGTCGGAGGTTACCGGCGGGTCCTGGCACTCCCGTCCGCCCTGCGCCGTTGCACCGTCAGCGGGGCCGGGCTGGCGGACGGGGTGCTGTCGGTGCGGTTCACGCCCGATCCCGCGCTGTGGCCGCGGGGCTAG